From the Octadecabacter antarcticus 307 genome, one window contains:
- a CDS encoding helix-turn-helix domain-containing protein yields MIRKGFRRSKDEQVVKAAGFDAFDLRLGDLMRGERATMGKSLLDVQRELKIKAAYIAAIENADPTAFDTPGFIAGYVRSYARYLNMDPDWAFDTFCTESGFATAHGMSEQASGAKSTRQAPFDKDIFASPAMPFIPAGDAMFAAVEPRAVGSFAVLIALICGLGYGGYTVLQEVQKVQLAPVENTPTVVASIDPLAGGGLPANDAGVNVVAGFDAPSTESLDRLYRPQALDAPVLVPRDGPIASLSPYANGRFAPTIGERPGLMGQDGLLSEVGAMTLAGVAPNIQVTENPPPGVQLVAVRDAWVRVRAADGTVIYEATMVAGDTFNVPQTIEPATLRIGESGAVYFLVNGAHYGPVGPSGQVTSNLALSVDNLTTSFAVADLTADSDLADVVRVAELQVLTPTQNTD; encoded by the coding sequence ATGATCCGAAAAGGGTTCAGACGCTCTAAAGATGAACAGGTCGTTAAAGCGGCAGGTTTTGACGCGTTTGATTTGCGTCTTGGTGATCTGATGCGTGGCGAACGTGCGACCATGGGCAAAAGCCTTTTGGACGTGCAACGTGAACTCAAAATCAAAGCCGCCTATATTGCAGCGATTGAGAACGCCGATCCTACAGCCTTTGACACACCAGGTTTTATTGCTGGTTATGTAAGGTCCTACGCACGGTATTTGAATATGGATCCCGATTGGGCGTTCGACACGTTCTGTACCGAAAGTGGGTTTGCTACCGCGCACGGCATGTCCGAGCAGGCTTCCGGCGCAAAGTCGACGCGCCAAGCACCATTTGACAAAGACATTTTTGCCTCGCCAGCAATGCCGTTTATTCCAGCAGGCGATGCGATGTTTGCAGCTGTTGAACCGCGCGCTGTTGGTTCTTTTGCGGTCTTGATCGCGCTGATTTGTGGCCTAGGCTACGGCGGCTACACGGTGCTGCAAGAGGTGCAAAAGGTACAATTGGCGCCGGTTGAGAACACGCCGACGGTTGTGGCCAGCATTGACCCGCTGGCGGGTGGCGGTTTGCCTGCCAACGATGCGGGCGTGAATGTCGTTGCCGGATTTGACGCGCCGTCGACTGAAAGTCTGGATCGTCTGTATCGCCCGCAAGCGCTGGATGCGCCCGTGTTGGTGCCACGTGATGGTCCAATTGCGTCGCTTTCACCGTATGCAAATGGCAGGTTTGCACCCACAATAGGGGAACGTCCCGGCCTTATGGGGCAGGACGGCCTTCTATCAGAAGTTGGTGCGATGACGCTGGCGGGTGTGGCACCCAACATCCAAGTGACAGAAAATCCGCCTCCTGGTGTGCAGCTTGTGGCTGTTCGGGATGCGTGGGTGCGGGTGCGCGCGGCTGACGGGACTGTCATCTATGAGGCGACGATGGTCGCTGGTGACACGTTTAACGTGCCGCAAACGATCGAACCCGCAACACTGCGCATAGGTGAATCCGGCGCGGTTTATTTCTTGGTGAACGGGGCGCATTATGGTCCAGTTGGTCCAAGCGGGCAGGTGACGTCTAATCTGGCGCTGTCTGTGGACAACCTGACGACCAGCTTTGCGGTTGCCGATCTGACGGCCGACAGTGATCTGGCCGACGTCGTGCGCGTGGCCGAACTTCAGGTTCTGACGCCGACACAAAACACTGACTAA
- a CDS encoding DsbA family protein, with protein sequence MRLTSTIAALLLTTTSVFAQNDAPDADMTDAQRNTFRAEVRAYLLENPEVLMEAIAVLENRQEQAEATRDETLAQVNMNALLNDGFSFVGGNPDGDITIVEFIDYRCGFCRRAHPEVAELVTSDGNIRIITKEFPILGEQSMLASQFAIATKTVAGDAAYKLISDALIALNSDVTPASLGSLAAAFDLDADAIFAEMESDATQTVLANNRALGDQMQITGTPTFVFGDQLVRGYINLAQMRQIIEQERDDS encoded by the coding sequence ATGCGCCTGACATCCACCATCGCAGCACTTTTGCTGACCACAACATCCGTGTTCGCCCAAAACGATGCGCCAGACGCTGACATGACAGATGCGCAGCGCAACACGTTTCGAGCCGAAGTCCGCGCCTATCTGTTGGAAAACCCGGAAGTGTTGATGGAAGCCATCGCAGTGCTTGAAAACCGTCAGGAACAGGCCGAAGCGACGCGCGACGAAACGCTGGCACAGGTCAATATGAACGCACTGCTGAATGACGGATTTTCCTTTGTTGGTGGCAATCCGGACGGCGACATCACGATCGTTGAATTCATCGACTACCGCTGTGGTTTCTGCCGCCGCGCCCATCCGGAAGTGGCTGAACTGGTCACAAGCGATGGCAACATCCGCATAATCACCAAAGAATTTCCAATCTTGGGCGAACAATCCATGCTGGCCTCGCAATTCGCTATCGCCACAAAAACCGTTGCGGGGGACGCGGCGTATAAACTGATATCTGACGCGCTTATTGCCCTGAACTCCGACGTGACACCGGCCAGCCTCGGCTCGCTTGCTGCGGCATTTGACCTCGACGCAGACGCAATCTTTGCCGAAATGGAAAGTGACGCCACGCAAACGGTTCTGGCCAATAATCGCGCCCTTGGGGACCAGATGCAGATCACCGGCACGCCGACATTCGTGTTTGGCGACCAGCTGGTGCGCGGCTACATCAACCTTGCGCAGATGCGCCAGATCATCGAACAGGAACGCGACGACAGCTAA
- a CDS encoding M48 family metalloprotease, producing the protein MRLSVLSLFLGAALTLMNVAAPAHAVNLIRDADIEHSLDQLAGPILRAAGLNPNNVGILVVNDSSMNAFVINGRAIFIHSGLLQRVNSAGQLQSIIAHEAAHIANGHISRRLTNLRGANNAAGFGLALAMAVALASDSAAAAGGIAAGATGAAQRQFFAHTRAEESAADQSSVRFMLRAGVDPASAAEVLELFRGQEVLSVSRQDPYARTHPLTSDRIRALRGLIAANPGTAQPNPNADFWFERAQGKLSAFTQNPGWTLRRVRNDTSPIGIMRAAVAYHRQADANRAIQAMQSLLAQYPNDAYWYELYGQILLESRQAGPAVQAYQNAVALNGNEPLILAGYGRALLALDTADSNARAVAALERARALDGQSSNTLRDLGQAYARTNQLGLASLATAERYALQGRMDDATLHATRAADRLSRGSAPWQRAQDVLSAGQ; encoded by the coding sequence ATGCGCCTTTCAGTCTTGTCCCTCTTCCTAGGCGCCGCTCTCACGCTGATGAACGTCGCGGCACCCGCCCATGCGGTAAACCTGATCCGTGATGCAGACATCGAACACAGCCTTGATCAGTTGGCGGGCCCCATCCTGCGCGCAGCGGGGTTGAACCCAAACAATGTGGGGATCTTGGTTGTCAACGATAGCAGCATGAATGCCTTTGTCATCAATGGCCGCGCGATCTTTATCCACTCGGGCCTGTTGCAACGGGTCAACAGTGCGGGCCAGTTGCAATCCATCATCGCCCATGAGGCTGCGCATATTGCCAATGGCCACATCTCACGTCGGCTCACAAATCTACGCGGTGCCAACAATGCCGCGGGTTTCGGCCTCGCGCTGGCAATGGCTGTCGCCCTTGCCTCTGACAGTGCTGCGGCGGCGGGTGGTATTGCTGCTGGTGCAACTGGTGCCGCGCAGCGTCAGTTTTTCGCCCACACCCGCGCCGAAGAATCAGCCGCCGATCAATCCAGCGTCCGCTTTATGCTGCGCGCAGGCGTGGACCCTGCGAGTGCTGCAGAAGTGCTTGAATTGTTTCGCGGCCAAGAAGTGCTGTCTGTGTCACGCCAAGATCCATACGCGCGCACGCACCCGCTGACATCAGATCGCATTCGCGCTTTGCGCGGTCTGATCGCCGCTAATCCTGGCACCGCGCAGCCCAATCCGAACGCCGATTTCTGGTTCGAGCGCGCGCAAGGTAAACTCAGCGCGTTCACGCAAAACCCCGGCTGGACCCTGCGCCGGGTGCGAAATGACACCTCCCCCATTGGCATCATGCGCGCCGCAGTCGCCTATCACCGCCAAGCGGACGCCAATCGTGCCATTCAAGCGATGCAGTCGCTTCTGGCGCAGTATCCCAACGATGCCTACTGGTATGAACTTTACGGTCAAATCCTGCTCGAAAGCCGTCAGGCGGGACCCGCGGTGCAAGCCTACCAGAACGCCGTCGCGCTCAATGGCAATGAACCGCTGATCTTGGCGGGTTACGGTCGTGCTTTGCTGGCGCTGGATACGGCTGACAGCAATGCGCGCGCAGTAGCGGCACTGGAACGTGCGCGCGCCTTGGACGGGCAATCATCAAATACCTTGCGCGATCTTGGGCAGGCCTATGCGCGCACCAATCAATTGGGCCTCGCGTCGCTGGCCACGGCGGAACGATACGCGCTTCAGGGACGGATGGATGACGCAACACTCCATGCGACCCGCGCGGCGGATCGGCTTTCGCGCGGCTCTGCCCCTTGGCAGCGTGCGCAAGACGTGCTTTCTGCTGGTCAATGA
- the ispG gene encoding flavodoxin-dependent (E)-4-hydroxy-3-methylbut-2-enyl-diphosphate synthase, with product MSLNPIRPWRNIYRRKSRQIMVGKVPVGGDAPITVQTMTNTLTPDVSGTLAQIQRCVDAGVDIVRVSVPDEDSSKALKEICAASPVPIVADIHFHYKRGIEAAEAGVACLRINPGNIGSEARVREVIKAAKDNNCAMRIGVNAGSLEKHLLDKYGEPCPDAMVESGLDHIKLLQDNDFHNFKISCKASDVFMAAAAYQQLAEATDAPIHLGITEAGGLMSGTIKSSIGMGSLLWAGIGDTIRVSLSADPVEEVKVGYEILKSLGLRHRGVNIISCPSCARQGFDVIKTVEKLEKRLEHIKTPMSLSIIGCVVNGPGEALMTDVGFTGGGNGAGMVYLAGKQSHKLSNDDMIEHIVEQVEAKAAVLDAAAAVEAAATE from the coding sequence ATGTCGCTGAACCCTATCCGCCCTTGGCGCAATATTTACCGCCGCAAAAGCCGCCAGATCATGGTGGGAAAAGTCCCTGTGGGGGGCGACGCGCCGATCACGGTGCAGACGATGACTAACACACTGACACCGGATGTGAGCGGCACGCTGGCGCAAATTCAGCGCTGTGTCGATGCAGGCGTTGATATTGTGCGGGTGTCAGTTCCGGACGAAGATAGTTCCAAGGCGCTAAAAGAGATTTGCGCGGCCAGCCCTGTGCCAATCGTTGCGGATATTCATTTTCATTACAAACGCGGCATCGAGGCGGCTGAGGCGGGGGTGGCGTGTCTACGTATCAACCCGGGCAACATCGGGTCCGAAGCGCGGGTGCGCGAAGTTATCAAGGCTGCGAAAGACAACAATTGTGCTATGCGCATTGGGGTGAATGCCGGATCGCTCGAAAAGCATCTGCTTGATAAATATGGCGAACCTTGCCCTGATGCGATGGTTGAGTCCGGTTTGGACCATATCAAACTATTGCAGGACAACGATTTTCACAATTTTAAAATCAGCTGCAAAGCGTCCGACGTGTTCATGGCCGCAGCCGCCTATCAGCAGTTGGCTGAGGCAACGGATGCGCCGATCCATCTTGGGATCACTGAGGCGGGCGGCCTGATGTCCGGCACGATCAAATCTTCAATTGGAATGGGGTCTTTGCTGTGGGCGGGCATCGGCGACACGATCCGTGTGTCCCTGTCGGCAGATCCTGTGGAAGAGGTGAAGGTTGGCTATGAGATCCTCAAGTCCCTCGGGTTGCGCCATCGCGGGGTAAATATCATTTCCTGCCCTAGCTGCGCGCGTCAAGGGTTTGATGTGATCAAAACCGTTGAAAAGTTGGAAAAACGGCTCGAACATATCAAAACGCCGATGTCGCTGAGCATCATTGGCTGTGTTGTGAACGGCCCCGGTGAGGCGCTGATGACCGACGTTGGGTTTACTGGCGGCGGCAATGGTGCGGGCATGGTTTATCTTGCTGGCAAGCAATCCCACAAGCTGAGCAATGACGACATGATCGAACATATCGTCGAGCAGGTTGAGGCGAAGGCGGCAGTTTTGGACGCGGCTGCTGCGGTTGAGGCTGCTGCGACGGAATAA